In one Silene latifolia isolate original U9 population chromosome 10, ASM4854445v1, whole genome shotgun sequence genomic region, the following are encoded:
- the LOC141608618 gene encoding F-box/kelch-repeat protein At3g23880-like — translation MGDKHPHNSKKKYMIPQQSYLHDDLIIEEILTRLPVKSVRFKSVSKQWYSTLSSSDFANAHLIKSPFSHPSAPVNTLFIMDFTSFYVFSYDDDQISGNFKDNLVKLNPGFSVEKDTLELTGSCNGLVCLTSASAQYFILWNPATRNLKKYGPHGYSKHFDKANYIYVASGFGYASSIDDYKYVGILIAYQKNKISDCIVCIFSLRENTWRKIDFGNHHISVFGQALLVNEKLYWYAYSEEAGDLLLSFDLAVERFDVIYNMDLDKSDMLGVMSGCLSIIYCESEFSDLMHILEPPAIVKSIDLPEELNLDEDSEMIGFTKTGKFFVTGPLGYKAKSFNRTLGIVDTSTRPMKYTQLLRFNKLIEISRYVPSLLSPFPIEPSQ, via the coding sequence AAGCTACCTCCATGATGATCTGATAATTGAAGAAATACTTACAAGACTGCCCGTCAAATCCGTTCGATTTAAGTCGGTATCAAAACAATGGTATTCTACTCTTTCTTCTTCTGATTTCGCCAATGCCCACCTTATCAAATCCCCATTTTCTCACCCTTCTGCTCCTGTTAACACCTTATTTATCATGGATTTTACGAGTTTTTACGTTTTTTCTTACGACGATGATCAAATTTCTGGTAATTTTAAAGATAATTTGGTTAAACTCAACCCTGGGTTTTCGGTCGAGAAAGACACTCTCGAACTTACTGGATCCTGCAATGGGTTGGTTTGTTTAACCTCTGCTTCTGCTCAATACTTCATTTTATGGAACCCAGCTACTCGAAACCTGAAAAAGTATGGGCCACATGGGTATAGTAAGCATTTTGATAAAGCCAATTATATTTACGTAGCTTCTGGATTTGGTTATGCATCCTCTATTGATGACTACAAATATGTCGGAATTTTGATAGCatatcaaaaaaataaaataagtgATTGTATTGTTTGTATCTTCTCTCTGAGGGAAAATACGTGGAGAAAAATTGATTTTGGTAATCATCATATCTCGGTTTTTGGACAAGCATTGCTTGTTAATGAAAAGTTATATTGGTATGCTTATAGTGAGGAAGCCGGCGATTTGCTTCTTAGCTTTGATTTAGCGGTTGAGAGGTTTGACGTAATTTATAATATGGACCTTGATAAGTCAGACATGTTAGGAGTTATGAGTGGGTGTTTGAGCATTATATACTGTGAATCAGAGTTCTCGGATTTAATGCACATATTGGAACCTCCTGCAATAGTGAAATCTATTGATTTACCAGAGGAGTTGAATTTAGACGAGGACTCTGAAATGATCGGGTTTACAAAGACTGGCAAGTTTTTTGTAACAGGGCCATTGGGTTACAAGGCAAAGAGTTTCAATAGAACGCTTGGGATAGTTGACACAAGTACGAGACCTATGAAATACACACAACTTTTGAGGTTCAATAAGTTGATTGAGATATCAAGATATGTTCCAAGCCTACTTTCGCCATTCCCCATTGAGCCTTCACAGTAG